In the Spirochaetaceae bacterium genome, one interval contains:
- a CDS encoding type II toxin-antitoxin system RelE/ParE family toxin translates to MIRSFRNRGIADVFDGTDSAAARRACPRVLWPVARRKLDQINRISDIRELAVPPGNRLERLRGSRSGQYSIRINDQYRICFHWEAGYADEVEIADYH, encoded by the coding sequence GTGATACGTTCGTTTCGTAACCGCGGTATTGCAGATGTGTTTGATGGAACCGATTCCGCCGCGGCGCGGAGGGCTTGTCCGAGAGTTCTTTGGCCGGTGGCGCGGCGTAAGCTGGATCAGATCAATCGAATCAGCGACATTCGAGAACTGGCGGTGCCGCCGGGGAACCGATTGGAACGATTGCGCGGGTCTCGCTCCGGGCAGTACAGCATCAGGATCAACGACCAGTATCGAATCTGTTTCCATTGGGAGGCCGGCTATGCCGACGAGGTTGAAATCGCAGACTACCACTGA
- a CDS encoding ATP-binding protein yields the protein MIPRHLAATLRRTVRGFPVLSVTGPRQSGKTTLLRSLFPHLRYVSLERPDERRFAAEDPRGFLRHHSAGVILDEAQHVPELFSYVQVAVDEDPTPGRFILSGSQNFLLMARISQSLAGRVYVSNLLPFSLAELARRPSATLAGLLAGPAGTDATARTAASLDGPWLAHAVRGFYPPIHDRNLAPQDWFPGYFQTYLQRDVRDLTQVGDLESFSRFVMLCAGRAGQILNLSSLGNDCGISHDTARRWLSVLETSFVVFRLPPHHRNFNKRLIRRPKLYFVDTGLLCWLLQVRDEDQLARHPLRGAVFENMMIAEALKISYHAGELPRLHFWRDHRGNEVDLVVDTPDGAHPVEIKSGETIRTDQFKGLAYWASLSGQRTPATLIYGGAESSIRNGVDVRAWRHWL from the coding sequence GTGATTCCTCGGCATCTGGCCGCAACGCTGCGGCGCACGGTGCGCGGCTTTCCCGTGCTGTCGGTCACCGGGCCCCGGCAGTCCGGCAAGACCACGCTGCTGCGCAGCCTGTTTCCCCACCTGCGCTACGTATCTCTGGAGCGGCCCGATGAGCGCCGGTTTGCGGCCGAGGATCCGCGCGGCTTCCTGCGTCATCATTCCGCCGGCGTGATCCTCGATGAAGCGCAGCACGTACCCGAGCTGTTTTCCTACGTGCAGGTAGCCGTCGACGAGGATCCGACTCCGGGGCGCTTCATACTGTCGGGTTCGCAGAATTTCCTGCTGATGGCCCGTATCTCCCAATCCCTCGCCGGGCGCGTATACGTGAGCAACCTGCTGCCATTCTCGTTGGCGGAACTGGCGAGGCGGCCGTCCGCCACGCTGGCCGGTCTGCTGGCCGGACCCGCCGGCACCGACGCGACAGCCCGGACCGCCGCGTCACTCGACGGTCCGTGGCTGGCGCACGCCGTGCGGGGGTTCTACCCTCCGATCCACGACCGTAACCTCGCCCCACAAGACTGGTTCCCGGGCTACTTTCAGACCTATCTGCAGCGCGATGTCCGCGATCTCACCCAGGTCGGCGATCTGGAGAGCTTCAGCCGCTTCGTGATGTTGTGCGCCGGCCGCGCGGGCCAGATACTGAACCTGTCGAGCCTGGGCAACGACTGCGGCATCAGTCATGACACGGCGCGCCGCTGGCTGTCGGTGCTCGAGACCAGTTTCGTGGTCTTTCGCCTGCCGCCGCACCATCGCAATTTCAACAAGCGCCTGATCAGGCGTCCGAAGCTCTACTTCGTCGACACCGGCTTGCTGTGCTGGCTGCTGCAGGTTCGGGATGAGGACCAGTTGGCCCGCCACCCGCTGCGCGGCGCCGTGTTCGAGAACATGATGATCGCCGAGGCCCTGAAGATCTCGTACCACGCCGGAGAGTTGCCGCGGCTCCACTTCTGGCGCGATCACCGCGGCAACGAGGTCGACCTGGTGGTCGATACCCCGGACGGCGCGCATCCGGTGGAGATCAAGTCCGGCGAGACCATTCGGACCGATCAATTCAAGGGCCTCGCCTACTGGGCCTCGCTGTCAGGACAGCGCACCCCGGCCACCCTCATCTACGGCGGCGCGGAGAGCTCGATCCGAAACGGCGTAGACGTGCGCGCCTGGCGCCACTGGCTCTGA